The Thermoanaerobacterium thermosaccharolyticum DSM 571 region TTATTGGAGGCGGCGCAGTTGCAGGAATTATGAAATACACTAATATAGGTCAGCAAACGCAAGTCATAAACAGATATTTGCCGCTATCATCTGACAACAACAATTTTAACTTGATTACCAACATAGCAAAAATTGTGAGCCCTTCTGTAGTTGGAATTGATACAAGCGTGTCATATTCCAATGGCTATAGAAGTGCCCTTGTACCTGAAGGAAGCGGTTCGGGCATAATTATCAACTCACAAGGCTATATAGTAACTAACAACCACGTCGTAGATGGTGCTTCCAAAATAACAGTAAATTTATCTGACGGAAGAAAATTTCCTGCACAATTGATAGGTAAAGATGCAAAAACAGATCTGGCAGTACTAAAGATAAATGCTACAAATTTGATACCTGCAAAATTAGGTGATTCATCAAAGCTTGAAGTCGGAGAACTTGCTGTGGCTATTGGAAATCCTCTCGGTGAAAGTTTTGCTGGAACAGTAACAGCCGGTATAATAAGCGGTTTAAATAGAAATCTTCAAAGCGATTATGGACCAGTTAATCTCATACAAACAGATGCGGCCATAAATCCTGGTAACAGCGGTGGACCTCTCGTAAATAGTAATGGTGAAGTAATTGGTATAACCAGTGTAAAGCTGACATCAACAGGTGGCTCTGATACACAAGATCCATTTGGTATGTTCCAAAGTCAAAGTACACCTGTTGAAGGAATGGGATTTGCGATTCCAATAAATGAAGCAAAACCTATAATTGATGAACTTATAAAACATGGGTATGTTGAAAGACCCGTTATGGGTGTAAGTGTGCAGGAAGTTACATCTCAAGATGCAGCACAGTACAATATACCTGTAGGGTTATATATAGCTCAAGTACAACAGGGCAGTGGTGCTGATGCGGCCGGACTACAAGCAGGCGATGTAATAACAGCAGTTGACGGTACAAAAGTTGATACGTTTGATTCACTGCAAAGCATAATAACTAAGCATAAAATCGGTGATACAATCACTGTTACGTTCTGGAGAAATGGCAGGACGTTAACTGCAAAAGTTAAGCTAATGAGCAGTTCAAATGCACAATAATTATATAAATAACGCTAAAATGGTTCTTTACCAGTCTCCTCCCGCTGGTAAGGAACTTTTTTTGTATAAATCTGCAACTTTTTTTTAAAATGTTTTATGATATAATAAAAAATAGTATGGACTGGAGGTTTTTTGTATGTACATTATTGTAGGACTTGGAAACCCGGGAAGAGAGTATGAAGGGACTAGACATAACATGGGTTTTGATGTAATAGATGATCTATCTGAAAAATTGAATATCGCCGTTAAAAAACTAAGATTCAAGTCATTGATAGGTGAAGGTATTTATAAAGAGGAAAAGGTGATATTGCAGAAGCCTCAGACGTATATGAACTCAAGCGGTGAGGCTGTTTATGATATAGTAAATTTTTACAAGTTGCCTCTTTCTAATTTGATTGTCGTCTATGATGATAAAGATTTGGATGTGGGTAAAATAAGGATAAGGAAAAAGGGCAGCTCAGGTGGACATAATGGCATGAAATCGATTATATACTTATTAAATAGTGAGGACTTTCCGAGAGTCCGAGTAGGAATAGGGAAACCAAAAGGTGACATGATAGAGCATGTTCTAGGCAGATTCAATGAAAGCGATAAAACAATTGTGGATAATTCTATCGATAGAGCGGCAGATGCCATCATTGATATTATAGAGAATGGAGTTGAGCATGCCATGAACTTGTTCAATGGCGGCAGCGAATGTTTATTATAGGCGGATTGATAAGCGTTTTTTTATCATATTTTCTAAATAAATTTGTCGTAGATTTATATGGAGATAAAGCAGTTGTATACGGCGTGCCAATTATTGAAGAATCGTCAAAAACTATCATGGGGTACATTTTTGGCAGCATAATTGGTGCCCATTTCATATTTGGCGTTGTGGAGTCATTGAACGATTTTATTGTATCACCTAAAGAAGTAAATTTTAGGGCATCAGTTTTAAGCATTATTACTCATCTTATATTTGGAGCTATTGCATATTATATATTGATATATGTAAACATATATACATCAATTATTATTACATCTATCATTCATGGGTACTGGAATAGGTTTATGTTGAGGTGATTGTATTGTTTATAAAGCCCATAGAAAATTTAAAAGAGATTGCGGAAATTGATGAGGCTATTGAGAAAGAGAGGATGCCCTTATTAATATATGGACTAACAGATTCTCAAAAAGCTCATATTGCCCATTATATCATAAAGAAGCTGAATAAGAAGGTGCTGTTTATAACGTACGCTGATGTAGAAGCAAGGGCTATCTATGAAGACTTAATTTCTTTTTTAAATGGTGATGCTTACCTGATACCATCCAGAGATGCCCTTTTCTATAAAGTTGATGCGTCAAGCCTTGACCTTATAGGGAAAAGGCTTATTGCTGTGAAAAAAATTATTGACGATAAACCATCTGCATTTGTCGCTTCAATAGACGGGGTATTGAAT contains the following coding sequences:
- a CDS encoding S1C family serine protease, which codes for MDFGNEQNKNIDENEIDNFKMDSNSMNTENISSDNLNNTQEIPATYNQQNSEINHEMPRVEFRSNKKSLGKMVKRFRRRMLVSFVAVALIAALIGGGAVAGIMKYTNIGQQTQVINRYLPLSSDNNNFNLITNIAKIVSPSVVGIDTSVSYSNGYRSALVPEGSGSGIIINSQGYIVTNNHVVDGASKITVNLSDGRKFPAQLIGKDAKTDLAVLKINATNLIPAKLGDSSKLEVGELAVAIGNPLGESFAGTVTAGIISGLNRNLQSDYGPVNLIQTDAAINPGNSGGPLVNSNGEVIGITSVKLTSTGGSDTQDPFGMFQSQSTPVEGMGFAIPINEAKPIIDELIKHGYVERPVMGVSVQEVTSQDAAQYNIPVGLYIAQVQQGSGADAAGLQAGDVITAVDGTKVDTFDSLQSIITKHKIGDTITVTFWRNGRTLTAKVKLMSSSNAQ
- the pth gene encoding aminoacyl-tRNA hydrolase, which gives rise to MYIIVGLGNPGREYEGTRHNMGFDVIDDLSEKLNIAVKKLRFKSLIGEGIYKEEKVILQKPQTYMNSSGEAVYDIVNFYKLPLSNLIVVYDDKDLDVGKIRIRKKGSSGGHNGMKSIIYLLNSEDFPRVRVGIGKPKGDMIEHVLGRFNESDKTIVDNSIDRAADAIIDIIENGVEHAMNLFNGGSECLL